One stretch of Urocitellus parryii isolate mUroPar1 chromosome 12, mUroPar1.hap1, whole genome shotgun sequence DNA includes these proteins:
- the Asprv1 gene encoding retroviral-like aspartic protease 1, which yields MGSPGGPGSASKRLCRVSRPHTACLCIQQPADNPYLLPSLAQAGQENNTLLREAQLSSVIAPTLLCGFLYLVWVAAEVPKASRGMAASGARSQEGPREHAFIPEPFDGTNVAPSLWLNRFEVINDLNHWDHTTKLRFLKESLRGDALEVYNGLSLQDQGDYGMVRETLLKAFGGPSATLSHQPKEILFAYSMGKGYYLKGMIGPVSVRFLVDSGAQVSVVHPKLWEEVTDGDLDTLRPFENVVKVANGAEMKILGVWDTVIRLGKLKLKAQFLVANASAEEAIIGTDVLQDHNAVLDFEHRTCTLKGKKFRLLPVGGNLEDEFDLELIEEEEESSVEGRRQQHSH from the coding sequence atggggagccctgggggccCAGGATCGGCATCAAAAAGGCTCTGCAGAGTGAGCAGGCCACATACTGCTTGCCTCTGCATCCAGCAGCCAGCCGACAACCCTTACCTGCTCCCTTCTCTTGCCCAGGCTGGGCAAGAAAACAACACTCTGCTTAGAGAAGCCCAGCTCTCCAGCGTGATTGCGCCCACACTGCTCTGTGGCTTTCTCTACTTGGTGTGGGTTGCTGCTGAAGTTCCAAAGGCCAGCAGAGGGATGGCTGCCAGCggagccaggagccaggaagGCCCCCGGGAGCATGCCTTCATCCCAGAGCCTTTTGATGGGACCAATGTAGCCCCGAGCCTCTGGCTGAACCGCTTCGAGGTCATCAACGACCTCAACCATTGGGACCACACCACCAAGCTCAGGTTCCTGAAAGAGTCGCTCAGGGGAGACGCCCTGGAGGTCTACAACGGACTCAGTCTCCAGGACCAGGGAGACTACGGGATGGTGAGGGAGACCCTTCTGAAGGCCTTCGGGGGCCCCAGTGCCACTCTCAGCCACCAGCCCAAAGAGATCCTGTTTGCCTACAGCATGGGCAAGGGCTACTACCTCAAGGGGATGATCGGCCCAGTGTCGGTGAGGTTCCTGGTGGACTCGGGGGCCCAGGTCTCTGTGGTCCACCCCAAGTTGTGGGAGGAGGTCACCGACGGCGACCTGGATACCCTGCGGCCCTTCGAGAACGTGGTCAAAGTGGCCAACGGGGCCGAAATGAAGATCCTGGGTGTGTGGGACACAGTGATTCGCCTGGGCAAGCTGAAGCTGAAGGCTCAGTTCCTGGTGGCCAACGCGAGCGCCGAGGAAGCCATCATCGGCACCGACGTGCTGCAGGACCACAACGCCGTGCTGGACTTCGAGCACCGCACCTGCACGCTCAAGGGAAAGAAGTTCCGCCTCCTGCCCGTCGGAG